The following proteins come from a genomic window of Daphnia carinata strain CSIRO-1 chromosome 6, CSIRO_AGI_Dcar_HiC_V3, whole genome shotgun sequence:
- the LOC130702056 gene encoding histone H2A-like translates to MSGRGKGGKVKGKSKTRSSRAGLQFPVGRIHRMLRKGSYAERVGAGAPVYLAAVMEYLAAEILELAGNAARDNKKTRIIPRHLQLAIRNDEELNKLLSGVTIAQGGVLPNIQAVLLPKKTDKPAKA, encoded by the coding sequence ATGTCTGGCCGCGGTAAAGGAGGCAAAGTTAAGGGAAAATCAAAGACTCGCTCAAGCAGAGCCGGACTTCAATTCCCCGTTGGTCGTATCCATCGAATGTTGCGTAAAGGTTCATACGCTGAACGTGTCGGTGCTGGTGCCCCTGTTTATTTGGCTGCTGTCATGGAGTACTTGGCAGCTGAGATACTTGAGTTGGCTGGAAACGCAGCTCGTGACAACAAAAAGACGCGTATCATCCCTCGCCACTTGCAATTGGCCATCCGTAACGACGAAGAGTTGAACAAACTTCTCTCCGGAGTTACCATCGCTCAAGGTGGTGTCTTGCCCAACATCCAGGCCGTCTTGTTGCCCAAGAAGACCGACAAGCCCGCCAAggcttaa
- the LOC130702060 gene encoding histone H2B.1/H2B.2-like codes for MPPKVSGKAAKKAGKAQKNIVKGDKKKKRKRKESYAIYIYKVLKQVHPDTGISSKAMTIMNSFVNDIFERIAGESSRLAHYNKRSTITSREIQTAVRLLLPGELAKHAVSEGTKAVTKYTSTK; via the coding sequence ATGCCCCCAAAGGTCAGTGGAAAAGCAGCGAAAAAAGCCGGCAAGGCTCAGAAGAATATTGTTAAAggagacaaaaagaaaaaacgcaaGAGGAAGGAAAGCTACGCCATTTACATCTACAAAGTGTTGAAGCAGGTCCACCCCGACACTGGCATCTCCTCCAAAGCCATGACGATCATGAACAGCTTCGTCAACGACATTTTCGAGCGCATCGCCGGAGAGTCTTCCCGATTGGCTCACTACAACAAGAGATCTACCATCACGAGTCGCGAGATTCAAACGGCTGTCCGTTTACTGTTACCGGGAGAATTGGCCAAGCACGCCGTGTCTGAAGGAACCAAAGCCGTCACCAAGTACACCAGCACCAAGTAG
- the LOC130702061 gene encoding histone H4, with translation MTGRGKGGKGLGKGGAKRHRKVLRDNIQGITKPAIRRLARRGGVKRISGLIYEETRGVLKVFLENVIRDAVTYTEHAKRKTVTAMDVVYALKRQGRTLYGFGG, from the coding sequence ATGACTGGTCGCGGCAAAGGAGGTAAAGGACTCGGTAAGGGAGGCGCCAAACGTCATCGCAAAGTTTTGCGTGACAACATCCAGGGCATCACGAAGCCCGCCATCCGTCGTCTTGCTCGCCGTGGTGGTGTCAAGCGTATCTCTGGTTTGATCTACGAGGAAACTCGTGGTGTTCTGAAGGTGTTCCTTGAGAACGTCATCCGTGATGCCGTCACCTACACAGAACACGCCAAGAGAAAGACGGTCACCGCCATGGATGTCGTCTACGCTCTGAAACGCCAGGGCCGCACTCTGTACGGTTTCGGCGGTTAA